In Candidatus Contubernalis alkalaceticus, the genomic window AATATTAGCCCGGTAATTTATTTTATGAGGCGGCACCCCGTGAGTCATTCCATGCCGTGGAAGGAAACAAACCTCTTTTCCCTGAAAAGAGCCCTGGTATATTAAAGCTTTCCCATAAGGAGTATCCACATCTATCTCCCTTAAATCTTCTAATATTTTCGGATCATAAACCCCTGTTCCTCCAATTACCCCTACCCTTATTTCCATTAGTTACCTCCCTCTAATATTGTTTATACCTAAAAAACTATTTTTCCAGATGAAGCGTCAGCCTAAAAGCACTGGAAGCCCTGCCTGAACTTTCCTGAACTTAATTATTAACCTAAATTACTTTTCTCCCTAACTAAATAACGGCAATTAATAAGGTTTGGCAAAATAAGACTCATAGCTTATTATAACTAATAATTATTGTTTAGGCAGTATAATTTTAGCAATTTATGAAAATATGCCATTTTTTATTTGTTTTTAATTTTTGAATATTGATTTTTTGCTTTATTTTTTTCTCCACTTAATTCGTAAAGTACTCCTAATTCCAAATGAATAGCAGTTATGCCACCCTTCAATTGTGAGGCTTTTTCAACATAGTAAATAGCCTCTTTTAAAAAGCCTAAATTACCATATGATTTTCCCAAGTAATAAAAAATTTCCCAATCGTCATCAAAATATTTCAAAGCATTTTTGAAATGCTCAATACTTTCTTCAAATTTGTTCATATTATAACAGGTGGCCCCCAAATTAAAGTAGACATCCACAAAATTATTATCCAGTTTTAGAGTATTTTCAAATTCTTGTAAAGCCTCTTCATATCTTCCCTGTTCCGCATAAATGTTTCCTCTGCAGTTATGAGTAACTGCCTTAAACTTAGGGTTCTGATTCAAAGCCAAAATCAAGTTAAATTCTTTTAAAGCTTCCTCATGATTGCCTAATTCACTATAAGCCATGCCTAAATAAAAATGACCGGCCATAAAATTTGGCTCTCTTATTATTACATTTTTAAATTCTTCTACTGCCTCATTCATCATAGATAAGTCAAAATAGCCTATACCCCTTCGAAAGAAACGTGTAGTTTCCAAATCATCTATACTCATAAAAACATTCTCATCCATATTTTGAAAGACATTTCTGGTTGTGGTGCCAGGATTACTAATTTTATCCTCCTCATTTTCAAAAGTTAAATCATCATCAATTAAATCTAATTTTTCCAATAACCCATCGGGTATAATATCAAATAGTTCTTCCGGTATATCTAATTTATATTTTAACTGCATATTATTCACTTTTTCCTCAAATTTAAGCCAATAATTCACCATTTGATCCATCTGTCTGCGAAGCTGTAAAAGTTGTTCTGTTAAAATTTCTGTTTCCTGGTCACTGGGAACTGATGACAACTGTCTATCAATATCCTCAAGTTTTGAAAATATTTTGTCAAAAAACTGGTCAATCATATTGTTTACCCTCCAAATAAAAAAATTCTTTGTACTGTTATTTGCAAAAATGATAGAATGTA contains:
- a CDS encoding tetratricopeptide repeat protein, which translates into the protein MIDQFFDKIFSKLEDIDRQLSSVPSDQETEILTEQLLQLRRQMDQMVNYWLKFEEKVNNMQLKYKLDIPEELFDIIPDGLLEKLDLIDDDLTFENEEDKISNPGTTTRNVFQNMDENVFMSIDDLETTRFFRRGIGYFDLSMMNEAVEEFKNVIIREPNFMAGHFYLGMAYSELGNHEEALKEFNLILALNQNPKFKAVTHNCRGNIYAEQGRYEEALQEFENTLKLDNNFVDVYFNLGATCYNMNKFEESIEHFKNALKYFDDDWEIFYYLGKSYGNLGFLKEAIYYVEKASQLKGGITAIHLELGVLYELSGEKNKAKNQYSKIKNK